A window of the Mesorhizobium opportunistum WSM2075 genome harbors these coding sequences:
- a CDS encoding hydantoinase B/oxoprolinase family protein, translating into MAAKWDFWIDRGGTFTDVVGRDPQGGLHPRKLLSENPEAYADAAIQGIRDLLGLEPGAAVPPGRIGDIKMGTTVATNALLERKGDRVLLLITKGFRDALRIAYQARPDIFAKEIILPEQLYERVIEINERVLADGCVERLLDIAACRPAIEQARADGIDAVAIVFMHAWKYPDHEKAVAKVCRKLGFSQVSVSHEVSPLIKLVGRGDTTVVDAYLSPILSRYVQKVAGELGAAGETDQSPRLMFMMSSGGLTAANMFQGKDALLSGPAGGVVGMVETAKSAGFDKVIGFDMGGTSTDVAHYDGEYERAFDTEVAGVRVRAPMMRIHTVAAGGGSILHYEAGRFRAGPDSAGANPGPAAYRRGGPLAVTDANVMLGKLQPDFFPAIFGPDQDQPLDVEAVRAKFSALAAEIGDGRSPEAVAEGFITIAVENMANAIKKISVQRGYDVTEYLLNCFGGAGGQHACLVADALGMEAVLIHPFSGLLSAYGIGLASVFASRQQALLKPLAEESRTEIGSLIANLRNTVIAELAAQGIAENAVAARPVLHIRYDGTDTTLPVNFESDSIFQAKRDFEIAHKAQFGFVYDDKPMIVETVGVEGTDTGGGGRDESDSETEDLALSPSQSREIFTEGEWRPSGIFRREALKPGNRIAGPALIIEPNQTIVIEPGWQAEITARNHVLLRRIERKRRQAALGTEADPVMLEVFNNLFMSIAEQMGVTLQNTAYSVNIKERLDFSCAVFDHTGALVANAPHMPVHLGSMDRSVETIIRLNSGDIHPGDVFALNAPYNGGTHLPDITVVTPVFSLPLEGRVAAQRPGGVLSEGTARTSSTASATPSAAFGGTSPSRGEEILFYVASRGHHADIGGTAPGSMTPLATTVDEEGVLFDNFRIVDRGKFRETELQTLLTDHRYPARNPHQNIADLKAQIAANEKGVAELRKMVAHFGLDVVEAYMGHVQDNAAESVRRVLERLPGTSRYEYPTDTGQIIKVKISVDRQKREATVDFTGTSPVMKNNFNAPEPVARAAVLYAFRVMVEDMIPMNAGCLRPINIIIPDGCMLKPAYPAAVVAGNVETSQHVTNALFGAMGAMANAQGTMNNLTFGNKQYQYYETICSGSPAGQMNSGRGFAGTSGVHTHMTNSRLTDPEVLELRFPVVLEDFHIREGSGGTGKWSAGDGTKRTIRFLEKMECAILSSHRNRPPQGLDGGGDGEVGSTKVRRKDGRVDTLKACDQTVLEAGEAVILTTPTPGGFGKG; encoded by the coding sequence ATGGCCGCGAAATGGGACTTCTGGATCGACCGCGGCGGCACATTCACCGATGTCGTCGGCCGAGATCCGCAAGGGGGGCTGCATCCGCGCAAGCTCCTTTCGGAGAATCCGGAAGCCTATGCCGATGCCGCCATCCAGGGCATCCGTGACCTGCTCGGGCTTGAACCTGGCGCCGCGGTTCCGCCCGGCCGGATCGGCGACATCAAGATGGGCACCACGGTGGCTACCAATGCGCTTCTGGAGCGCAAGGGCGACCGCGTGCTCCTGCTCATCACCAAGGGGTTTCGCGATGCGCTCAGGATCGCCTACCAGGCGCGTCCGGACATCTTCGCCAAGGAAATCATCCTTCCCGAACAGCTTTATGAGCGCGTCATCGAGATCAACGAGCGCGTGCTGGCCGATGGCTGCGTCGAACGGCTGCTCGACATCGCCGCTTGCCGGCCGGCGATCGAACAGGCCAGGGCCGACGGCATCGATGCCGTAGCCATCGTCTTCATGCATGCCTGGAAATATCCCGATCACGAGAAGGCGGTGGCAAAAGTCTGCCGCAAGCTTGGTTTCAGCCAGGTCTCGGTCAGCCACGAGGTTTCGCCGCTGATCAAGCTGGTGGGCCGCGGCGACACAACCGTGGTCGACGCCTATCTGTCGCCCATCCTGTCGAGGTATGTCCAGAAGGTGGCGGGAGAACTGGGTGCGGCGGGAGAGACTGACCAATCCCCCCGCCTGATGTTCATGATGTCTTCTGGCGGTCTCACCGCCGCCAACATGTTCCAGGGCAAGGACGCGCTGCTGTCGGGTCCGGCCGGCGGCGTCGTCGGCATGGTCGAGACAGCGAAATCCGCCGGTTTCGACAAGGTCATCGGCTTCGATATGGGCGGCACATCAACCGATGTCGCCCACTATGATGGCGAGTATGAACGCGCCTTCGACACCGAAGTCGCCGGCGTGCGGGTCCGCGCCCCGATGATGCGCATCCACACCGTCGCCGCCGGCGGCGGTTCGATCCTGCATTACGAGGCCGGCCGCTTTCGTGCCGGCCCGGACTCAGCCGGCGCCAATCCCGGCCCCGCCGCCTACCGGCGTGGCGGGCCGCTCGCCGTCACCGACGCCAACGTCATGCTGGGCAAGCTGCAGCCCGATTTCTTCCCGGCGATCTTCGGCCCCGACCAGGACCAGCCGCTCGACGTCGAGGCCGTGCGCGCGAAATTCAGCGCACTTGCCGCCGAGATCGGTGACGGCCGCTCGCCCGAGGCGGTCGCGGAAGGCTTCATCACCATCGCCGTCGAGAACATGGCCAACGCCATCAAGAAGATCTCGGTGCAGCGCGGCTACGATGTCACCGAATATCTGCTCAACTGCTTTGGCGGCGCAGGCGGCCAGCACGCATGCCTGGTTGCCGACGCGCTCGGCATGGAGGCGGTGCTGATCCACCCCTTCTCCGGCCTGCTTTCGGCCTATGGCATCGGCCTGGCGTCCGTCTTTGCCTCGCGCCAGCAGGCGCTGCTCAAGCCGCTTGCGGAGGAGTCCCGAACCGAGATTGGTAGCCTCATTGCCAATTTGAGAAACACCGTCATTGCCGAACTCGCTGCGCAAGGCATCGCCGAGAACGCGGTTGCCGCCAGGCCGGTGCTGCACATTCGCTACGACGGCACCGACACGACGCTGCCGGTGAATTTCGAAAGTGACTCGATTTTCCAGGCGAAGCGCGACTTCGAGATCGCCCACAAGGCGCAATTCGGTTTCGTCTATGACGACAAGCCGATGATCGTCGAGACAGTCGGCGTCGAGGGCACCGACACCGGCGGCGGAGGCCGCGACGAAAGTGATTCAGAAACCGAGGATCTCGCCTTAAGCCCTTCGCAGAGCCGCGAAATCTTCACCGAGGGAGAATGGCGTCCATCCGGCATTTTCCGCCGCGAGGCGCTGAAGCCGGGCAACAGGATTGCCGGTCCCGCTCTGATCATCGAGCCGAACCAGACCATCGTCATCGAGCCGGGCTGGCAGGCCGAGATCACCGCCAGGAACCATGTGCTGTTGCGCCGCATCGAAAGAAAGCGCCGTCAGGCAGCGCTCGGCACCGAAGCCGACCCGGTCATGCTGGAGGTCTTCAACAACCTCTTCATGTCGATCGCCGAGCAGATGGGGGTCACGCTGCAGAACACCGCCTACTCCGTCAACATCAAGGAAAGGCTGGATTTTTCCTGCGCCGTCTTCGACCACACCGGTGCGCTGGTCGCCAACGCGCCGCACATGCCGGTGCACCTCGGCTCGATGGATCGTTCGGTCGAGACCATCATCCGGCTGAACTCCGGCGACATCCACCCCGGCGACGTCTTTGCCTTGAACGCCCCTTACAATGGCGGCACGCATCTGCCTGACATCACCGTGGTGACGCCGGTATTTTCCCTACCCCTTGAGGGGAGGGTGGCCGCGCAGCGGCCGGGTGGGGTCCTCTCAGAAGGCACCGCAAGAACGTCGAGCACTGCCTCGGCGACCCCCTCCGCCGCCTTCGGCGGCACCTCCCCCTCAAGGGGGGAGGAAATCCTCTTCTACGTTGCCTCGCGCGGCCACCACGCCGATATCGGCGGCACAGCGCCCGGATCGATGACGCCGCTCGCCACCACGGTCGACGAGGAAGGCGTCTTGTTCGACAATTTCCGCATCGTCGACCGCGGAAAGTTCCGCGAGACGGAATTGCAGACGCTGCTCACCGACCACCGCTATCCGGCCCGCAACCCGCACCAGAACATAGCCGACCTCAAGGCGCAGATCGCCGCCAACGAGAAAGGCGTCGCTGAACTGCGCAAGATGGTCGCGCATTTCGGCCTCGATGTCGTCGAGGCCTATATGGGTCATGTCCAGGACAACGCCGCCGAAAGCGTGCGCCGCGTGCTGGAACGGCTGCCCGGCACGTCGCGATACGAATACCCGACCGACACCGGCCAGATCATCAAGGTGAAGATATCGGTCGACCGGCAAAAACGCGAGGCGACAGTCGACTTCACCGGCACGTCACCGGTCATGAAGAACAACTTCAACGCACCCGAGCCTGTCGCCCGCGCGGCGGTGCTTTATGCCTTCCGTGTCATGGTCGAGGACATGATCCCGATGAATGCCGGGTGCCTGCGGCCAATCAACATCATCATTCCCGATGGCTGCATGCTGAAGCCCGCCTACCCCGCCGCCGTCGTCGCCGGCAATGTCGAGACCTCGCAGCATGTCACCAACGCGCTGTTCGGCGCCATGGGCGCGATGGCCAATGCGCAGGGCACGATGAACAATTTGACCTTCGGCAACAAGCAGTACCAGTATTACGAGACGATCTGCTCCGGCTCGCCGGCCGGCCAGATGAACTCCGGCCGCGGCTTTGCCGGCACCTCCGGCGTCCACACCCACATGACCAATTCACGGCTCACCGATCCGGAAGTGCTGGAACTGCGCTTTCCCGTGGTGCTGGAGGATTTCCACATCCGCGAAGGCTCTGGCGGCACGGGCAAATGGAGCGCCGGCGACGGCACCAAACGCACCATCCGCTTCCTCGAGAAGATGGAATGCGCGATCCTGTCCTCGCACCGCAACCGTCCTCCTCAAGGGCTGGACGGCGGCGGCGATGGCGAGGTCGGTTCGACCAAGGTGCGTCGCAAGGACGGTCGCGTCGACACGTTGAAGGCCTGTGATCAGACGGTGCTTGAGGCCGGCGAGGCCGTCATCCTGACGACACCGACGCCGGGTGGGTTTGGCAAGGGCTGA
- a CDS encoding J domain-containing protein: protein MSIWDRLGEFITRVSSSATSGVADVVEAVRTVFSGDADLRRRVAFSVAMIALSAKMAKADGIVTQDEVRAFQEIFEVPPKETRNVARLFDLAQRDVAGFETYAERMAQMCGSGHSNCVMLEDILDGLFHIAKADGLVHEHEGTFLHRIAEIFRIDEAHYEAILARHVNLGAGDPYVVLGIERGKPFEEVRKRYRKLVSDNHPDRLIARGLPQEFIKIATTRVAAINAAYEMIERGLRHV from the coding sequence ATGTCGATTTGGGACCGCCTTGGCGAATTCATAACACGGGTTTCATCCTCAGCGACGTCGGGCGTCGCCGACGTCGTCGAGGCAGTACGCACGGTGTTCTCCGGCGACGCGGACCTGCGCCGCCGCGTCGCCTTCTCGGTGGCCATGATTGCGCTTTCGGCCAAGATGGCCAAGGCCGACGGCATCGTCACCCAGGACGAAGTGCGCGCTTTCCAGGAAATCTTCGAAGTCCCGCCGAAGGAGACGCGCAATGTGGCGCGGCTGTTCGATCTGGCGCAGCGCGACGTGGCCGGATTCGAGACCTATGCCGAACGGATGGCGCAGATGTGCGGCTCTGGGCATTCCAACTGCGTGATGCTGGAAGACATACTCGACGGCCTGTTCCACATCGCCAAGGCCGACGGCTTGGTGCATGAGCATGAAGGCACCTTCCTGCATCGGATCGCGGAGATTTTCCGCATCGACGAGGCACATTACGAGGCCATCCTGGCGCGGCACGTCAATCTTGGCGCTGGCGACCCCTATGTCGTGCTCGGCATCGAGCGCGGCAAGCCGTTCGAGGAGGTCAGGAAGCGGTACCGCAAGCTGGTTTCCGACAATCATCCGGACCGGCTGATCGCGCGCGGCCTGCCGCAGGAATTCATCAAGATCGCGACGACCAGGGTCGCGGCGATCAACGCCGCCTATGAGATGATCGAGCGAGGCCTGCGGCACGTATGA